Within Ovis aries strain OAR_USU_Benz2616 breed Rambouillet chromosome 3, ARS-UI_Ramb_v3.0, whole genome shotgun sequence, the genomic segment TGacttcttaaaacttttttttggtCTGTCATTAATGATCTGTTTGGTTTATACACTTCCTTTTAGGTTAGATTTGATAACTGGGTTTTTTCCCCCCCTGGTACCTCATCCTTATTAGTcagatttttcaaatttgttggttTAAAATCCTGCGTAAAGAAAAATACCATCTTTGTGTTCATGTCTTGCACCTTTATCTGGACAGTGGATGCTGGAGCTGCCCTTTGGCAGGTCTGGAGGTTGGCTCGGCTGCTCTCAGCCCTCAGGGCTCAGCCCTTACTGGCCTTCGTCTGGTGTGTGTTCCTGGGCTCTCCTGTTTTGTTTGTAAGGGGTTGCATTCTCATGCTTCTGTTTCCTATCAGTCTAATCTCATTTGCTGTTTAGTTTATAAAAATGTCTGCTGTTGAGGTCTGCTGATGGATAGGTGCCCTTCTTTGTTCCAGCATTACTgtggatttatttttgtatttcttctgtcAGTTTGGAGAGATTTTTGGGGGGCGAGATGAGAGGCAAATCCATGGTTTTAGTTATTAGCCTTTTGAAGCAGCAAGTCACAACTCTCTCctgtgtggttttcttttctcatagTCCTTTGTTTAATTGCTGTTTGCACAGTAGTTGATAGTAATTTTATAGCATGTGTAGTGATAGTCCCCTggacttcatcttttttttttttttttaaattttaaatgaaaccaGATGTCTCTGTGGACTTTACTTGTTGAATTGAAATGTTGATGTATTATGACTAAATAATCAAATAGTACTTTTAAAGCTTAAATGACGTAGTCATAACATTTAGAACTAATAGGGACTCTACAGACCATTAGACCAACTGCCTGTTTTTATGAATGAGGCATTTGGGGCCCAGAGAGATACAGTGATTTATCTCAGGTGACAAAGCCAGTGGCCAGGCAAGATGGGAAGCCTGAGTCTGTTCACTTCAGATTGGTTATGCTCTTTGCTCTTCTACACATTCTTGATGCTCTCCTTAGTGATATCATGACGGAGGAGTTTTCAGctaattgcattttttttaacctaaaaataaTGGGACATATGGTACATTTTGGCTTGGAATTGCTTCTGAAATTTGATCTTAGATAACAATATTAACAATGAGATTAacgattggagaaggaaatggcaacccactccagtgttcttgcctagagaatcccagggacgggggagcctggtgggctgtggtctgtggggtcgcatagagtcggacctgactgaagtgacttagcagcagcaacagtcgcTAAATACAGTGatgtggagttttctttttctcatatagatattaaatattcttataaTGTAGATGTGAATTTTAAAGAATGAGCTGTCAAGGTGTGCTCTGGcctaaataaaaactatatagttCATTTCTCCtaagtttcttcttttctgcttatAGGCTTTATGTGATTTATGGCCTCTTGAATTTCTTATTAATACTTTGAACTTaaggaatatgtatatataaatataggctTGAAGAGTGATTTTAGTGATAAATGATTATAAGGTACTTCAGACCCaagatttctaattttttggtTTAATACTCTGTTAGATCAATGCCTGAATTTAGAAGTGctaaaatatatgttttccaaaaaaaaagagctttgCTTATCATTGTTTTCAATAAGCATTAGGGGGTAGGATATATTGACTTACCAGACTTCCATTGCCcttgggttccctggtggctcagatggtaaagcgtctgcctgcaatgcagaagacctgggttcgatccctgggtcaggaagatcccctggagaaggaaatggcaatccactccagtactgttgcctggaaaattccatggacagaggaacctagtaggctacagcccatggggtcacagagttggacatgactgagtgacttcactttctttctttactttctctaacatcaacaaaattttttaaaatgtatttatcattGATATAACATATTTGGTAGTCATGTCTCAGTTATTGAGAAGCATTGAGGGATTGATATGTGTAGCATTAATGAACTTGGGTAGGTCCCCTCCTGGGACTCCCCACCTTCTGCCCCGGCCCCCGACCCCACCAGGCAACTTAAGAAGAGGGTAAGCTTGAACATGGTTGCTCCAGAATTATATTCTGAGAAGATTAGTTAAATTATCTTCAGATTTTAACTTTTAGCAGTTTTGAGACACATGATATGacctattgatttttttaataacctAGCGAGCAATCTGTCTCCAGtatgaattttaagaatttaatttttttccagttgatCGTAATGGCAGGTGAAGGAATTAATGAAGACTATCCAGTAGAAATTCATGAATATTTATCAACATTTGAGAATTCCATTGGTGCTGTGGATGAAATGCTGAAGACCATGATGTCTGTTTCTAGAAATGAGTTGTTGCAGAAGGTATTTTAAGTAATTTCTAATAATGTAATTCATAATACTGGGTGCTGTGTTGTGAAACATACAGAAGAAACAGATACGTGATTTATGcccctttctctcatttttccccCTCTATGTTTTTAAGTGTTTAGATATCTTTAGGGGGAAAATACGACAAAACTCCAACCTTAGGAAATGCTTCCTAAcgatatttttattttgacttggttttgaattaaaaaaagcaCTCCCCACATTCTTTCTGACAGACTCTTATCTTTGACCTTTTAAGTATTACTGTGATGTTATCAGGGTTTCTGGAAACTCTATAGGACAGAAAGAGTAAATTGACTCTGACAGCCTAAAACAAATCTCATTATGCTTCTTCTGTCTGTGGTATTGCCTAAGCATTTTAGCCTGCTTCTTATACATAAATGCATCATGTACAATGTTTATATTGACAAATTACTTTTGACATACAAAGCCCAGATTGTAACTTCTGAATTAAAGTAAttcaaaagaacttttttttttgaattttacacATTCCTTGTTTAACTAGAGATGATACCCTGAAGTGAAAATTTGTGGGCAGAAATCACCAGTTAACAAAACTTTACTTTCTCAAATTATTTCCAGATTATTTGGTTATTGGATtataagaagtgaaaaaaaacatttctttgatACATTGTGCTTGgtgaaagtttaaaatatttgatgGTACTCAaagttgatatttcttttttctttctcttttttttttaatagttggaCCCACTTGAACAGGCAAAAGTGGATTTAGTTTCTGCTTACACATTAAATTCAATGTTTTGGGGTATGTATATTACTTTGGAATTAATTACAAAGCAGATTATTTATTGTGTTAaaggtgacattttaaaaatgtttatatacaatttttatataCAATTATACTTTATGGCAGTTTTAATTGtcaagtatttatttcttttaaatcagaATACCAGATGCCTATGAGCCACACATACATTTAGAATTACAAAGAGGTTGAATAATTTAAGATTTAATTAGTCATTTGTGTGACATTTCTCTTTTGTAACAAGTTTCTTTAATTAATGCCTTTAGTAATATATACCCATTTCATTCCATGAAATGTTTCTCTTGTAGTTTACTTGGCAACTCAGGGAGTCAATCCCAAGGAACATCCAGTAAAGCAGGAACTGGTAAGATTGCTatggattgatttcttttatttcatgtgtATTTCTGTTGTAGTGTTCTTGCCGTTAAAATTAGAGTACCTTTATCACACTAATTGTGGAGAACAAAATTATTTAGGGTTGA encodes:
- the C1D gene encoding nuclear nucleic acid-binding protein C1D isoform X2 codes for the protein MDVSPLFSKLIVMAGEGINEDYPVEIHEYLSTFENSIGAVDEMLKTMMSVSRNELLQKLDPLEQAKVDLVSAYTLNSMFWVYLATQGVNPKEHPVKQELERIRVYMNRVKEITDKKKAGKLDRGAASRFVKNALWEPKPKNAPKVANKGKSKN
- the C1D gene encoding nuclear nucleic acid-binding protein C1D isoform X3: MAGEGINEDYPVEIHEYLSTFENSIGAVDEMLKTMMSVSRNELLQKLDPLEQAKVDLVSAYTLNSMFWVYLATQGVNPKEHPVKQELERIRVYMNRVKEITDKKKAGKLDRGAASRFVKNALWEPKPKNAPKVANKGKSKN